The proteins below come from a single Gimesia alba genomic window:
- a CDS encoding ribose-phosphate diphosphokinase, which yields MYDHLTLLSGRAHPQLAGEIAEYLGVRLASVELSNFPDGEISLKLNQNVRGRDVFIVQPTSPPVNDNLMELLILMDACRRASAERITAVIPYFGYARQDRKDSGRVPITSKLVANLINEAGADRVLAMDLHAAQIQGFFDTPVDHLYAAPILDRYFRSLNIPDKDLVVVSPDEGSIKRTLQHNNNIGGTLAIVDKRRKNALETQQANIIGGPIEGKVALLFDDMISTGGSIVGAVNVVKEHGAREIYVSASHAVFCGPAIKLLSEAPIKEIVVTNSLPIPDQDKLSNLRTISIAPLLGEAIRRIHRNESVSHLFD from the coding sequence ATGTATGATCATTTGACTCTTCTTAGTGGACGAGCTCATCCTCAATTAGCTGGAGAAATCGCGGAATATCTCGGCGTTCGTCTGGCATCGGTCGAGTTGTCCAATTTTCCCGATGGGGAAATCAGTCTGAAGCTCAATCAGAATGTCCGGGGGCGAGACGTGTTTATCGTTCAGCCAACTTCGCCTCCCGTGAACGATAATCTGATGGAATTGCTGATACTGATGGATGCCTGTCGTCGGGCGAGTGCAGAACGCATCACGGCTGTCATTCCTTATTTCGGATACGCAAGACAGGACCGAAAAGACTCCGGTCGGGTCCCGATTACTTCCAAGCTGGTTGCAAATCTGATCAATGAAGCCGGCGCTGACCGGGTGCTGGCCATGGATTTGCACGCCGCCCAGATTCAAGGCTTTTTTGATACCCCCGTCGATCACTTGTACGCCGCGCCGATACTGGATCGTTACTTCAGATCACTCAACATTCCGGATAAAGACCTGGTTGTTGTGAGCCCGGATGAAGGCAGTATCAAACGAACGCTGCAACATAATAACAATATCGGGGGCACGCTGGCGATTGTTGATAAACGCCGCAAAAATGCCCTGGAAACACAGCAGGCAAATATTATTGGGGGTCCGATTGAAGGGAAAGTCGCACTCCTGTTCGATGATATGATTTCCACGGGAGGTTCGATTGTCGGTGCAGTCAATGTGGTCAAAGAACATGGTGCCCGCGAAATCTATGTCAGTGCATCGCATGCAGTTTTTTGTGGGCCTGCCATCAAGCTGCTGAGCGAGGCACCCATCAAAGAAATCGTGGTCACAAACAGTCTGCCGATTCCTGATCAGGATAAACTTTCTAATTTGAGAACAATTTCGATTGCCCCCTTGCTGGGCGAGGCCATTCGACGGATTCACCGTAACGAATCGGTAAGCCATCTGTTTGATTAG
- a CDS encoding NTP transferase domain-containing protein, protein MNPPAAVILAAGKSTRMKSELPKVLHPILGRPMIEYVLDAARAAHCQKLVVIVGHKADEVKAALAPHSDVEFALQADQKGTGHAVMMSAENLADHDGPVLVLAGDTPLLKGSSLAKLLEIQQQNQAACVVGTATTKANEGLGRIVRDANGQFLRIVEQKDATPEEAAIEEINTGCFAFDGRQLFHALEKVKPDNSQAEYYLTDCAEILLKEGQTVLADPVFDIQEAMGVNTQEQLAEVAEILKQAPSE, encoded by the coding sequence GAAGTCAGAACTTCCCAAAGTTCTGCACCCCATTCTGGGACGTCCGATGATAGAATACGTTCTGGATGCGGCCCGTGCCGCGCACTGCCAGAAACTGGTCGTGATTGTCGGTCATAAGGCAGACGAAGTGAAAGCAGCTCTCGCACCTCATTCCGATGTGGAATTTGCCTTGCAGGCCGATCAGAAAGGGACAGGGCACGCCGTGATGATGAGTGCCGAGAATCTGGCCGATCATGATGGGCCTGTTCTGGTGCTTGCCGGTGATACGCCACTCTTGAAAGGAAGTTCACTGGCAAAATTGCTCGAGATTCAACAGCAGAACCAGGCGGCTTGTGTGGTGGGGACGGCAACGACCAAAGCCAACGAAGGCCTGGGGCGCATCGTTCGCGATGCAAACGGTCAATTCTTGCGAATTGTAGAGCAAAAGGATGCCACTCCCGAAGAAGCCGCCATTGAAGAGATCAATACAGGCTGCTTCGCTTTTGACGGCCGACAGTTATTCCATGCATTGGAAAAAGTGAAACCAGATAACAGTCAGGCGGAATACTACCTGACCGACTGTGCCGAAATTCTACTCAAAGAAGGTCAGACCGTGCTGGCTGATCCGGTATTTGATATTCAGGAAGCCATGGGTGTGAATACCCAGGAGCAACTGGCTGAAGTGGCCGAAATTCTCAAACAGGCACCCTCTGAATAA